The following coding sequences lie in one Arachis ipaensis cultivar K30076 chromosome B03, Araip1.1, whole genome shotgun sequence genomic window:
- the LOC107628991 gene encoding ATPase family AAA domain-containing protein At1g05910 isoform X1, producing the protein MYPKQSGQDGSVSGPVRTSDRIRTRPNIYGRPFMYYNTNLRRRKKSKNKSRTAASIAKMLRPGSRKAQDSNANSGSSNLRRSTRKRRLNVNLEGFATDSSGAEDEDLMRPTYRPQLRNRINNSISQEELMSKHKRAVSTKSAPRREGLRPRRSKAVAREQVISESDDGQDFSEGKAEQGETENGNGEENDADDGQNDIEGDAEVEDEGEDDEDGDDEEGEEEEEEEEEEEEEEEEQDGRRRYDLRNRSDVRRFSMEEGKTQPRSPRRVLHQGMGNKVSRDVRKGGSRVHKRHRLARAEDSDDSLLVDELDQGPAIPWGRGGNRSGPPWLFGGLDTHGTTAWGLNLAASGWAHQSDALATLTTGIQTAGPSSKGGADIQPLQVDDTVSFEDIGGLSEYIDALKEMVFFPLLYPDFFASYHITPPRGVLLCGPPGTGKTLIARALACAASKAGQKVSFYMRKGADVLSKWVGEAERQLKLLFEEAQRNQPSIIFFDEIDGLAPVRSSKQEQIHNSIVSTLLALMDGLDSRGQVVLIGATNRIDAIDGALRRPGRFDREFNFPLPGCEARAEILDIHTRKWKHPPSKDLKRELAASCVGYCGADLKALCTEAAIRAFREKYPQVYTSDDKFLIDVDSVKVEKYHFVDAMSTITPAAHRGAIVHSRPLSLVVQPCLQRHLERVMSIISDIFPPVSVASELTKFSMLSYGSAIPLVYRPRLLLCGGEGTGLDHLGPAVLHELEKFPVHSLGLPSLLSDPSAKTPEEALVHIFGEARRTTPSILYLPQFDVWWETAHEQLRAVLLTLLDELPSDMPILLLGTSSVVLAEVEDVPHSVFPHRSVYEVNMPSTEDRTLFFNRLIEAAMSVLLERMSEKSHNKGRLPELPKAPKLATGPKVSELKAKVEAEQHALRRLRMCLRDVCNRILYDKRFNAFHYPVSDEDAPNYRSIIQNPMDMATVLHHVDNGHYITCARIFILFCSQLRLTMERTTMVLELSVEPASCVMRCKG; encoded by the exons ATGTATCCGAAACAGTCTGGCCAAGATGGCTCTGTTTCTGGTCCTGTGCGAACTAGTGATAGGATCAGGACAAGACCAAACATTTATGGCCGACCATTCATGTATTACAACACAAATCTTAGGCGGCGCAAGAAAAGCAAGAATAAGTCTAGGACAGCAGCTTCGATTGCCAAGATGCTGCGTCCAGGGAGCCGGAAGGCACAGGATTCAAATGCCAAT TCTGGCTCTAGTAACCTTCGACGTTCAACTAGAAAGAGAAGGCTTAATGTAAATCTTGAAGGCTTTGCAACAGACAGCTCTGGAGCTGAGGATGAAGACTTAATG AGGCCTACATATCGACCACAATTGAGAAATCGGATCAACAATAGCATCAGCCAGGAAGAGTTGATGTCTAAGCACAAAAGAGCAGTGTCTACTAAATCAGCACCTAGACGTGAAGGTCTACGGCCTCGTCGTTCTAAGGCTGTGGCAAGAGAACAAGTAATTTCAGAATCAGATGATGGGCAAGACTTTTCAGAAGGCAAGGCAGAACAGGGTGAAACAGAAAATGGAAATGGTGAGGAAAATGATGCAGATGATGGTCAGAATGATATTGAAGGAGATGCTGAGGTGGAAGACGAAGGTGAGGATgatgaagatggtgatgatgaagagggtgaagaagaagaagaagaggaagaggaagaagaagaagaggaagaagagcaggatGGAAGAAGGCGCTATGATCTTAGAAATCGTTCTGATGTCCGTAGGTTTTCTATGGAAGAGGGGAAGACCCAACCAAGATCTCCTCGTAGAGTGTTACATCAAGGTATGGGAAATAAGGTTAGCAGGGATGTTAGGAAGGGTGGATCACGAGTTCATAAACGGCATCGCCTTGCAAGGGCTGAAGACTCTGATGACTCCCTCCTTGTGGATGAGCTGGACCAAGGGCCTGCCATTCCGTGGGGTCGAGGTGGCAACAGATCTGGCCCCCCCTGGCTCTTTGGGGGCTTAGATACGCATGGAACAACAGCATGGGGCTTAAACCTTGCTGCATCGGGTTGGGCCCATCAGAGTGATGCTTTGGCTACCTTGACAACTGGGATTCAAACTGCTGGACCAAGCTCTAAGGGAGGGGCAGATATCCAGCCCTTACAGGTTGATGATACTGTTAGTTTTGAGGATATAGGTGGGCTCTCTGAATACATTGATGCTCTTAAAGAAATGGTTTTCTTTCCATTATTGTATCCAGATTTCTTTGCTAGTTACCATATTACTCCTCCTAGAGGGGTGTTGCTATGTGGTCCCCCGGGAACTGGGAAAACATTAATTGCAAGAGCATTGGCTTGTGCTGCTTCAAAAGCCGGCCAGAAGGTTAGCTTTTACATGCGCAAAGGAGCGGATGTGCTAAGCAAGTGGGTTGGTGAGGCTGAGAGACAATTGAAGCTACTCTTTGAAGAAGCACAAAGGAATCAACCTTCTATTATCTTCTTTGATGAAATAGATGGACTTGCACCTGTGAGGTCTAGCAAGCAAGAACAAATTCACAATTCCATTGTGTCCACTTTGCTTGCTTTGATGGATGGTCTTGATTCTCGTGGACAAGTTGTTTTAATTGGAGCTACCAATAGGATTGACGCTATTGATGGAGCTTTACGGCGCCCTGGTAGATTTGATCGTGAATTTAATTTTCCTTTGCCTGGTTGTGAGGCACGTGCCGAAATATTAGATATTCATACTCGCAAGTGGAAGCATCCACCTTCAAAGGATCTGAAAAGGGAACTTGCAGCTAGTTGTGTAGGTTACTGTGGTGCTGATCTAAAGGCTCTATGTACTGAAGCTGCCATTCGTGCTTTCCGTGAAAAATACCCACAGGTTTATACAAGTGATGACAAATTTCTTATAGATGTGGATTCGGTCAAGGTAGAAAAGTATCATTTTGTTGATGCAATGTCTACAATTACCCCTGCTGCTCACAGGGGAGCTATAGTGCACTCTAGGCCATTATCTCTTGTAGTTCAACCGTGTCTTCAGAGACATCTAGAAAGGGTCATGAGTATTATATCTGATATTTTCCCCCCAGTTTCTGTTGCATCAGAACTGACCAAATTTTCAATGCTTTCCTATGGATCTGCAATTCCACTTGTTTATCGACCTAGACTCCTACTTTGTGGTGGTGAAGGTACTGGGCTG GATCATCTTGGGCCTGCGGTTTTACATGAACTGGAAAAATTTCCCGTACATTCATTAGGACTTCCATCTCTGCTATCAGATCCTAGTGCTAAGACACCAGAGGAGGCATTGGTACACATATTTGGCGAAGCTAGAAGAACCACACCATCAATTCTCTATTTACCACAATTTGATGTTTGGTGGGAAACT GCTCATGAACAACTCAGAGCTGTTCTCCTGACTTTGCTAGACGAATTGCCATCTGACATGCCTATCCTTCTACTGGGAACATCATCAGTTGTGCTTGCTGAAGTTGAAGATGTACCACATTCAGTTTTCCCTCATCGTTCAGT CTATGAAGTGAACATGCCATCTACTGAGGATAGGACCCTGTTTTTCAATCGATTAATTGAAGCTGCTATGTCAGTCTTGTTAGAAAGAATGAGTGAGAAATCCCATAATAAAGGACGCCTTCCTGAACTTCCCAAGGCACCAAAGTTGGCCACTGGTCCTAAGGTATCTGAGCTAAAAGCAAAGGTAGAAGCTGAGCAACATGCACTTCGCAGATTGCGAATGTGCCTAAGAGATGTTTGCAATCG GATATTGTATGACAAACGATTTAATGCCTTCCATTATCCAGTCTCTGATGAAGACGCACCTAATTATCGGTCAATCATACAGAACCCAATGGATATGGCTACTGTGCTGCATCATGTTGATAATGGTCATTATATCACATGTGCAAGGATTTTTAT CTTATTCTGTTCCCAACTCAGGCTTACAATGGAGAGGACTACAATGGTGCTAGAATTGTCAGTAGAGCCTGCGAGCTGCGTGATGCG gTGCAAGGGATGA
- the LOC107628990 gene encoding uncharacterized protein LOC107628990 isoform X1 codes for MNELCIYGLQALSYMVRFMGEHSHLSMDFDDIISVTLENYMNHQSNSNNVKEDNLNSVFLDSMLDTARDPTYWSKVCLYNMVKVAREATTLRRFLEPVFHNFDIENQWPSENGTASSVLMYLQSLLEESGDNSHLLLSILVKHLDHKNVAKQPIVKTNIVNTITQLAQNMKQHASVATIGAISDLVKHLRRCLQNSAEASCIGNDGYKLNAELQSALEMCILQLSKKVGDVGPILDLLAVVLENISNNTIIARTTISAVYQTAKLITSIPNVSYHKKAFPDALFHQLLLAMAHPDHETRIGAHSVFSIVLMPSVFSSQLDQKKKIVHIHKVSREGFSIQNDGFSGEEHVNGKPAEGNTVAGFSGKFVVHPHCDYSFSSALTNGKDELSSFRLSSHQVSLLLSLIWVQATSAENGPANFEAMAHTYSIVLLFTRSKTSGHMALVRCFQLAFSLRSISLDTEGGLQPSRRRSLFTLASYMLIFSARAGSFPELIPKVKASLTESTVDPFLELVDDVRLQAMYIEPGKVVYGSLEDDIAAVKSLSALQLDDKQLKETVKSYFLTKYSKLPEDELSSIKEQLLQGFSPDDAYPLGPPLFMETPRPCSPLAQIEFPDFNEIVAPVTLAEEETGPERGGSQSDRMSSLSIHNPDILSVNQLLESVLETARQVASVPISSAPVPYDQMKNQCEALVTGKQQKMSVLQSFKHQQETRALVLSSDYETKVPPLSTKTLEYSDVDLKLVSLEQFQPRYQVRPCSYDSLRLPPSSPYDKFLKAAGC; via the exons ATGAACGAGCTCTGCATCTAC GGACTACAAGCTCTATCCTATATG GTGCGTTTCATGGGTGAGCACTCACATCTTTCCATGGATTTCGATGAT ATTATATCAGTGACTTTGGAGAATTACATGAATCATCAATCTAACTCCAACAATGTCAAGGAAGATAACCTGAATTCAGTGTTCCTGGACTCAATGCT GGACACTGCAAGAGATCCTACGTATTGGTCAAAGGTTTGCTTGTATAATATGGTCAAAGTGGCGAGGGAGGCTACAACTTTGCGGCGTTTCCTTGAACCTGTCTTTCATAACTTTGATATCGAAAACCAATGGCCATCTGAAAATGGCACTGCATCTTCTGTTTTGATGTATTTACAATCGCTATTAGAAGAATCAG GAGACAACTCCCATCTTCTCTTGTCCATTTTGGTTAAACACTTGGATCATAAGAATGTTGCCAAGCAGCCTATCGTTAAGACGAATATTGTTAACACCATAACACAGCTTGCACAGAATATGAAGCAACACGCTTCTGTGGCAACAATCGGCGCAATATCTGACCTCGTTAAACATTTAAGGAGGTGCCTACAAAATTCAGCTGAAGCTTCCTGCATTGGAAATGATGGGTATAAGTTGAATGCTGAACTCCAATCGGCCCTAGAAATGTGTATATTACAACTTTCTAAAAAG GTTGGGGATGTAGGACCTATTCTTGATTTGTTAGCTGTGGTGTTAGAGAATATCTCAAATAATACCATTATAGCAAGGACAACTATCTCTGCTGTTTATCAAACTGCAAAATTAATCACATCCATTCCTAATGTATCATATCACAAGAAG GCCTTCCCTGATGCCTTGTTTCATCAATTGCTTCTAGCGATGGCTCACCCTGACCATGAAACACGAATTGGGGCACATAGCGTCTTCTCTATAGTACTTATGCCATCCGTGTTTTCTTCCCAACTAGACCAGAAAAAGAAGATAGTTCACATTCACAAGGTTTCAAGGGAAGGTTTCTCCATTCAGAATGACGGCTTTTCGGGAGAAGAACACGTGAATGGAAAACCTGCGGAAGGAAATACGGTAGCAGGTTTCAGTGGGAAATTTGTAGTTCATCCGCATTGTGATTACAGCTTTTCTAGTGCTCTAACCAATGGAAAAGAT GAGCTTAGTTCTTTCCGATTAAGCAGCCACCAAGTGAGTCTCTTGCTTTCTTTAATCTGGGTTCAGGCAACATCTGCGGAAAATGGCCCTGCAAATTTTGAGGCAATGGCTCACACTTATAGCATTGTTTTATTGTTCACTCGTTCTAAG ACATCTGGTCACATGGCTCTAGTAAGATGTTTCCAACTGGCATTCTCGCTCAGAAGCATCTCTTTGGATACTGAAG GAGGTTTACAACCATCTCGCAGGAGGTCTCTTTTTACCTTGGCATCATACATGCTTATATTTTCTGCAAGGGCTGGAAGCTTCCCTGAACTAATTCCAAAAGTTAAAGCATCCCTGACAGAATCTACA GTAGATCCTTTTCTTGAATTGGTCGATGATGTCAGGCTGCAAGCTATGTATATAGAACCCGGGAAGGTAGTTTATGGATCTCTGGAAGATGACATTGCGGCTGTGAAGTCGCTATCAGCATTGCAATTGGATGACAAACAGTTGAAAGAGACCGTAAAATCATACTTTCTGACCAAATATTCAAAATTACCAGAG GATGAGTTATCAAGCATAAAGGAGCAACTTCTACAGGGGTTTTCCCCTGATGATGCATATCCATTGGGACCACCGTTGTTTATGGAGACACCACGGCCATGCTCTCCACTTGCTCAGATCGAATTTCCAGATTTTAATGAG ATTGTGGCTCCAGTAACTCTGGCCGAAGAAGAGACTGGCCCTGAACGAGGTGGAAGTCAGTCGGATCGCATGTCATCGTTATCTATCCATAACCCTGACATCCTAAGTGTTAATCAACTTTTAGAATCG GTTTTGGAAACTGCACGGCAAGTGGCAAGTGTCCCCATCTCTTCAGCTCCAGTACCTTATGACCAAATGAAGAACCAGTGTGAGGCACTTGTTACAGGGAAACAACAGAAGATGTCAGTTCTTCAAAGTTTCAAACACCAGCAAGAGACTAGAGCGCTTGTTCTTTCAAGTGATTATGAAACAAAAGTTCCCCCTCTGTCAACTAAG ACACTGGAGTATTCTGATGTTGATCTGAAGTTAGTGAGTCTGGAGCAATTTCAACCGCGGTATCAAGTTCGCCCTTGTTCATATGATTCTCTGAGGCTACCACCATCTAGCCCATATGACAAGTTCTTGAAAGCTGCTGGATGTTAA
- the LOC107628990 gene encoding protein EFR3 homolog cmp44E isoform X2 gives MGVMSRRVVPACGNLCCVVCPAMRASSRQPVKRYKKLLADIFPRNQEAELNDRKIGKLCEYASKNPLRIPKITENLEQRCYKDLRNEMFGSVKVVLCIYRKFLSSCKEQMPLYASSLLAIIRTLLEQSRTDEIRILGCNTLVDFIECQTDGTYVFNLEGFILKLCQLAQEVGEDERALHLXXXGLQALSYMVRFMGEHSHLSMDFDDIISVTLENYMNHQSNSNNVKEDNLNSVFLDSMLDTARDPTYWSKVCLYNMVKVAREATTLRRFLEPVFHNFDIENQWPSENGTASSVLMYLQSLLEESGDNSHLLLSILVKHLDHKNVAKQPIVKTNIVNTITQLAQNMKQHASVATIGAISDLVKHLRRCLQNSAEASCIGNDGYKLNAELQSALEMCILQLSKKVGDVGPILDLLAVVLENISNNTIIARTTISAVYQTAKLITSIPNVSYHKKAFPDALFHQLLLAMAHPDHETRIGAHSVFSIVLMPSVFSSQLDQKKKIVHIHKVSREGFSIQNDGFSGEEHVNGKPAEGNTVAGFSGKFVVHPHCDYSFSSALTNGKDELSSFRLSSHQVSLLLSLIWVQATSAENGPANFEAMAHTYSIVLLFTRSKTSGHMALVRCFQLAFSLRSISLDTEGGLQPSRRRSLFTLASYMLIFSARAGSFPELIPKVKASLTESTVDPFLELVDDVRLQAMYIEPGKVVYGSLEDDIAAVKSLSALQLDDKQLKETVKSYFLTKYSKLPEDELSSIKEQLLQGFSPDDAYPLGPPLFMETPRPCSPLAQIEFPDFNEIVAPVTLAEEETGPERGGSQSDRMSSLSIHNPDILSVNQLLESVLETARQVASVPISSAPVPYDQMKNQCEALVTGKQQKMSVLQSFKHQQETRALVLSSDYETKVPPLSTKTLEYSDVDLKLVSLEQFQPRYQVRPCSYDSLRLPPSSPYDKFLKAAGC, from the exons ATGGGGGTTATGTCTAGGCGGGTTGTGCCTGCTTGTGGTAATCTATGTTGTGTTGTTTGTCCTGCTATGAGGGCGAGCTCAAGGCAACCTGTGAAACGATACAAGAAGTTGCTAGCGGATATTTTCCCGCGGAATCAG GAGGCTGAGCTTAATGATAGAAAAATTGGAAAGCTATGCGAGTATGCTTCTAAGAATCCATTAAGAATTCCTAAG ATAACTGAGAATTTGGAGCAAAGATGTTATAAGGATTTGCGTAATGAAATGTTTGGTTCAGTTAAAGTTGTCTTGTGCATATACAGGAAATTCTTATCGTCATGTAAGGAGCAGAT GCCACTATATGCCAGTAGTTTATTAGCGATAATTCGAACTCTTCTGGAACAGTCTCGAACAGATGAAATCAGGATATTAGGCTGCAACACTCTTGTTGATTTTATAGAATGCCAG ACAGATGGTACGTACGTGTTCAACTTAGAGGGTTTTATACTTAAACTATGCCAATTGGCTCAAGAAGTGGGCGAAGATGAACGAGCTCTGCATCT NNNNNNNNNNGGACTACAAGCTCTATCCTATATG GTGCGTTTCATGGGTGAGCACTCACATCTTTCCATGGATTTCGATGAT ATTATATCAGTGACTTTGGAGAATTACATGAATCATCAATCTAACTCCAACAATGTCAAGGAAGATAACCTGAATTCAGTGTTCCTGGACTCAATGCT GGACACTGCAAGAGATCCTACGTATTGGTCAAAGGTTTGCTTGTATAATATGGTCAAAGTGGCGAGGGAGGCTACAACTTTGCGGCGTTTCCTTGAACCTGTCTTTCATAACTTTGATATCGAAAACCAATGGCCATCTGAAAATGGCACTGCATCTTCTGTTTTGATGTATTTACAATCGCTATTAGAAGAATCAG GAGACAACTCCCATCTTCTCTTGTCCATTTTGGTTAAACACTTGGATCATAAGAATGTTGCCAAGCAGCCTATCGTTAAGACGAATATTGTTAACACCATAACACAGCTTGCACAGAATATGAAGCAACACGCTTCTGTGGCAACAATCGGCGCAATATCTGACCTCGTTAAACATTTAAGGAGGTGCCTACAAAATTCAGCTGAAGCTTCCTGCATTGGAAATGATGGGTATAAGTTGAATGCTGAACTCCAATCGGCCCTAGAAATGTGTATATTACAACTTTCTAAAAAG GTTGGGGATGTAGGACCTATTCTTGATTTGTTAGCTGTGGTGTTAGAGAATATCTCAAATAATACCATTATAGCAAGGACAACTATCTCTGCTGTTTATCAAACTGCAAAATTAATCACATCCATTCCTAATGTATCATATCACAAGAAG GCCTTCCCTGATGCCTTGTTTCATCAATTGCTTCTAGCGATGGCTCACCCTGACCATGAAACACGAATTGGGGCACATAGCGTCTTCTCTATAGTACTTATGCCATCCGTGTTTTCTTCCCAACTAGACCAGAAAAAGAAGATAGTTCACATTCACAAGGTTTCAAGGGAAGGTTTCTCCATTCAGAATGACGGCTTTTCGGGAGAAGAACACGTGAATGGAAAACCTGCGGAAGGAAATACGGTAGCAGGTTTCAGTGGGAAATTTGTAGTTCATCCGCATTGTGATTACAGCTTTTCTAGTGCTCTAACCAATGGAAAAGAT GAGCTTAGTTCTTTCCGATTAAGCAGCCACCAAGTGAGTCTCTTGCTTTCTTTAATCTGGGTTCAGGCAACATCTGCGGAAAATGGCCCTGCAAATTTTGAGGCAATGGCTCACACTTATAGCATTGTTTTATTGTTCACTCGTTCTAAG ACATCTGGTCACATGGCTCTAGTAAGATGTTTCCAACTGGCATTCTCGCTCAGAAGCATCTCTTTGGATACTGAAG GAGGTTTACAACCATCTCGCAGGAGGTCTCTTTTTACCTTGGCATCATACATGCTTATATTTTCTGCAAGGGCTGGAAGCTTCCCTGAACTAATTCCAAAAGTTAAAGCATCCCTGACAGAATCTACA GTAGATCCTTTTCTTGAATTGGTCGATGATGTCAGGCTGCAAGCTATGTATATAGAACCCGGGAAGGTAGTTTATGGATCTCTGGAAGATGACATTGCGGCTGTGAAGTCGCTATCAGCATTGCAATTGGATGACAAACAGTTGAAAGAGACCGTAAAATCATACTTTCTGACCAAATATTCAAAATTACCAGAG GATGAGTTATCAAGCATAAAGGAGCAACTTCTACAGGGGTTTTCCCCTGATGATGCATATCCATTGGGACCACCGTTGTTTATGGAGACACCACGGCCATGCTCTCCACTTGCTCAGATCGAATTTCCAGATTTTAATGAG ATTGTGGCTCCAGTAACTCTGGCCGAAGAAGAGACTGGCCCTGAACGAGGTGGAAGTCAGTCGGATCGCATGTCATCGTTATCTATCCATAACCCTGACATCCTAAGTGTTAATCAACTTTTAGAATCG GTTTTGGAAACTGCACGGCAAGTGGCAAGTGTCCCCATCTCTTCAGCTCCAGTACCTTATGACCAAATGAAGAACCAGTGTGAGGCACTTGTTACAGGGAAACAACAGAAGATGTCAGTTCTTCAAAGTTTCAAACACCAGCAAGAGACTAGAGCGCTTGTTCTTTCAAGTGATTATGAAACAAAAGTTCCCCCTCTGTCAACTAAG ACACTGGAGTATTCTGATGTTGATCTGAAGTTAGTGAGTCTGGAGCAATTTCAACCGCGGTATCAAGTTCGCCCTTGTTCATATGATTCTCTGAGGCTACCACCATCTAGCCCATATGACAAGTTCTTGAAAGCTGCTGGATGTTAA
- the LOC107632309 gene encoding serine/threonine-protein phosphatase 7 long form homolog — translation MLMCDHLHPPDPYNQIVEAQLRESGFYYVSQVGVIKGQSAMINALIERWRPETHTFHFPVGECTVTLEDVAVILGLPTNGLPVTGPTMSSFEALEAECLHQFGIATSKNDCRGSFIKLTWFRSVRDRIVLNDDVHMQMYVKCHIMLLFGKILFADKSGAAVYWKFLPLLRNFGGIIQFSWGSACLAHLYRSLCRATRVDCKEMDGPLTLLVSWAWIRLPFLASIPGNPRVFPIANR, via the coding sequence ATGTTGATGTGCGATCATTTACACCCGCCGGATCCATATAACCAAATTGTTGAGGCACAGTTACGCGAGAGTGGATTTTATTATGTATCCCAAGTTGGAGTTATTAAAGGCCAGTCAGCAATGATTAATGCTCTGATTGAGAGATGGCGGCCCGAGACTCATACTTTTCATTTTCCGGTTGGTGAGTGTACCGTGACCTTGGAGGATGTGGCGGTAATTCTCGGTCTGCCAACAAATGGTCTTCCGGTTACAGGTCCGACCATGAGTAGCTTTGAGGCATTGGAAGCCGAGTGCTTGCACCAATTTGGAATTGCAACCAGCAAGAATGACTGTAGAGGGAGCTTTATAAAATTAACGTGGTTTAGGAGTGTGAGAGATCGTATAGTGTTGAATGATGATGTGCACATGCAGATGTATGTAAAGTGTCACATAATGTTGTTATTTGGGAAAATTCTGTTTGCAGATAAGTCGGGTGCAGCGGTATACTGGAAATTTTTACCTTTGCTCCGCAACTTCGGTGGGATCATACAGTTTAGTTGGGGTTCAGCATGCTTGGCACACTTGTATAGATCATTGTGTAGGGCAACTCGTGTCGACTGCAAGGAGATGGACGGTCCACTAACACTGTTGGTCAGTTGGGCTTGGATCCGGCTACCATTTCTAGCGTCGATTCCCGGCAACCCCCGAGTGTTTCCAATTGCAAATAGGTAA
- the LOC110269910 gene encoding tetrapyrrole-binding protein, chloroplastic, translating to MATNSLHCSIQQHHNHHFHIKFQPPTTISASQLFLKPSNITNNITLSHSSSGSSSFSCVTFSLSQATSTTPSSTSQESVSFEVLKQHLTAEEYQKADEETRRLLIVLAGEAAQKRGYVFFSEVQFISESDLKTIDELWRVHSDNKFGYSVQKKIFEKSNEDFTKFFIKVGWMKKLDTEMEQCNYEIVGPGEDEEEAGGAMNADVAEVANALANPHPFQEPSFMRSLDLEAMHAPEFPQYMNPAPPVVADGEFTVGMEFSSREAVIKAIKDYTIRIGVDYWVYESESTTFYAKCTEYGMVVTG from the exons atggcCACAAACTCTCTTCACTGTTCAATTCAACAACACCATAACCATCATTTCCATATCAAATTCCAACCTCCAACTACTATTTCTGCTTCACAACTCTTCCTTAAACCCTCTAACATTACCAACAACATCACTCTTTCACATTCTTCTTCtggttcttcttcattttcatgtGTTACATTCTCACTCTCACAAGCTACTTCCACCACCCCATCATCAACCTCACAAGAATCAGTTTCCTTTGAAGTCTTAAAGCAGCATCTCACAGCAGAAGAGTATCAAAAAGCTGATGAAGAAACAAGGAGGCTCCTCATAGTTCTAGCTGGTGAAGCTGCTCAGAAACGTGGATATGTCTTCTTCTCTGAGGTTCAGTTCATATCAGAATCTGACCTCAAAACCATTGATGAACTCTGGAGGGTCCACAGTGACAACAAGTTTGGATACAGTGTTCAGAAGAAGATATTTGAGAAATCCAATGAAGACTTCACCAAGTTCTTCATCAAAGTTGGTTGGATGAAGAAGCTTGACACTGAAATGGAACAGTG taactaTGAGATCGTCGGTCCAGGTGAGGACGAAGAAGAAGCTGGCGGCGCCATGAACGCAGATGTGGCGGAAGTTGCAAATGCACTAGCAAACCCGCATCCGTTTCAGGAGCCTTCTTTCATGCGGTCATTGGATTTGGAGGCTATGCACGCACCGGAGTTTCCGCAATATATGAATCCAG CCCCTCCTGTTGTGGCGGATGGTGAGTTCACAGTGGGGATGGAATTCAGTTCAAGGGAGGCAGTAATCAAGGCAATTAAAGATTACACCATCCGGATAGGTGTGGACTATTGGGTATATGAGTCGGAATCGACGACATTCTATGCAAAATGTACAGAATATGGGATGGTTGTGACTGGTTGA
- the LOC107628989 gene encoding uncharacterized protein LOC107628989 produces MGMRKARRCNGRWESMEALHTMGKTNTLMLLLIHIFYFSPTTITAIRKDIGFEPSHRPCNTTVQGRYFLTDDNGYVCNAMSVDPQTRCCPETGEKFSCQGCNVLSQCCNSYEYCVSCCLNPVQTSKEQILKVKVAKPATARTYTSVFDYCAGRCRHSSESVVHENAYVSDFHHCFSLPSNSSAGTNSTLLEARLNGINVVVGRQGESCNSVCKLRGKLCVPNKLLVLNHCDIIQKYMSCKGACFSSVGTDQPAEVVDDAPKHMNPGSCLYTQTQSMLSCDGSHQHTRRLCPCA; encoded by the exons ATGGGAATGAGAAAAGCAAGAAGGTGCAATGGAAGGTGGGAATCAATGGAAGCATTGCACACGATGGGGAAAACGAACACTCTGATGCTGCTTCTGATACACATTTTCTACTTTTCACCCACAACAATCACCGCTATCAGAAAAGACATTGGGTTTGAACCTTCCCATCGTCCCTGCAACACCACCGTTCAAGGAAGATACTTTCTCACAGATGATAACG GTTATGTGTGCAATGCTATGTCCGTGGATCCGCAGACTCGGTGCTGCCCCGAAACTGGGGAGAAATTCTCTTGTCA AGGATGCAATGTTCTTTCACAGTGTTGCAACTCTTACGAATATTGTGTTTCGTGCTGCCTAAACCCTGTGCAG ACAAGTAAGGAACAAATTCTGAAGGTGAAGGTTGCGAAACCAGCTACTGCAA GGACTTATACAAGTGTTTTTGACTACTGTGCTGGGAGATGCCGTCATAGTTCTGAGAGTGTG GTTCATGAAAACGCTTATGTTAGTGATTTCCACCACTGCTTTTCTCTCCCATCTAATTCTTCTG CGGGGACAAATAGTACACTCCTTGAAGCAAGACTGAATGGCATCAATGTTGTTGTTGGCAG GCAAGGTGAATCATGTAATTCAGTTTGCAAGTTAAGAGGGAAATTATGCGTACCAAATAAACTTTTGGTTCTTAATCATTGTGATAT TATTCAGAAATATATGAGCTGCAAAGGAGCTTGCTTTTCAAGTGTAGGAACAGATCAACCTGCTGAAGTTGTTGATGATGCCCCCAAGCATATG AATCCAGGATCATGTTTATACACTCAGACACAGTCTATGCTTTCTTGTGATGGTTCACATCAGCATACAAGAAGATTGTGCCCCTGTGCTTAG